In Flavobacteriales bacterium, a single window of DNA contains:
- a CDS encoding YceI family protein → MILKKFKKLGLTAAALCTTFIFSSFLTASVLTYQTNNSKSEVHWEGEKITGSSHSGIINIQSGKVYVMSEQIAGGDFVLDMTSLNTTDMDDEKSNAKLTKHLKNDDFFSVEKFPTAKLEITEAIKILNALDTDSNYEFKAKLTIKDITHEIAFGAIVEHTETTMNVTANIVFDRTKFDVKYNSGSYFDDLGDYMIKDEIKMTIKIVAQSN, encoded by the coding sequence ATGATACTAAAGAAATTCAAAAAGCTAGGATTAACGGCAGCAGCACTATGCACAACTTTTATCTTTTCTAGTTTCTTAACTGCTTCGGTCCTAACCTATCAAACAAACAACAGTAAAAGTGAAGTGCATTGGGAAGGAGAGAAAATTACAGGTAGCTCACACTCAGGCATAATTAACATACAAAGTGGAAAGGTATACGTGATGAGTGAGCAGATTGCCGGCGGTGACTTTGTTCTTGACATGACTTCTTTGAACACAACAGATATGGACGATGAGAAATCGAATGCCAAATTAACCAAGCACTTAAAAAACGATGACTTCTTTTCGGTAGAGAAGTTCCCAACTGCTAAACTTGAGATTACGGAAGCGATAAAGATTCTGAACGCTTTAGATACTGATTCTAACTATGAGTTCAAAGCAAAGCTCACTATTAAAGACATTACTCATGAGATTGCATTCGGAGCTATTGTAGAGCATACAGAAACTACAATGAACGTAACCGCGAACATTGTTTTCGACCGAACCAAATTCGATGTTAAATATAACTCTGGTAGCTATTTCGACGATCTTGGCGACTACATGATTAAAGACGAAATAAAAATGACGATTAAAATAGTAGCTCAGTCAAATTAG